The Candidatus Eremiobacteraceae bacterium genome contains a region encoding:
- a CDS encoding lytic transglycosylase domain-containing protein, producing MRRVFAALIMAVCQLACFGQAALAAPTPPGEVMNAYVAAIRYFNAGIGASEAQRIVDAILRDAADERVDPRLVVAIVATESSFDRTARSSSGAMGLGQLMPGTAADDGVSNADDIDQNIRGTVLTLKGNLEHYARYDQQHQYLYAIAAYNAGSGAVDEYGGIPPYDETVHYVMKVVVLWRRLTGLSAT from the coding sequence ATGCGCCGCGTCTTCGCAGCCCTCATCATGGCCGTGTGCCAACTGGCTTGTTTCGGACAGGCCGCTTTAGCCGCGCCCACGCCGCCCGGCGAGGTGATGAACGCGTACGTCGCCGCGATTCGCTACTTCAACGCCGGCATCGGTGCGAGCGAAGCCCAGCGGATCGTCGACGCCATATTGCGCGACGCCGCCGACGAACGCGTCGATCCACGCCTCGTCGTGGCGATCGTCGCCACCGAAAGTTCATTCGACCGGACCGCGCGCAGCTCGTCAGGAGCCATGGGACTCGGCCAACTGATGCCCGGCACTGCAGCAGACGATGGCGTCAGCAACGCCGACGACATCGATCAGAATATCCGCGGCACGGTGCTGACGCTCAAAGGCAACTTAGAGCACTACGCGCGCTACGATCAGCAGCATCAATATCTGTATGCGATCGCGGCATACAACGCAGGCAGCGGCGCGGTCGACGAGTACGGCGGCATCCCACCATATGACGAGACGGTGCATTACGTGATGAAGGTGGTCGTGCTCTGGCGCCGGCTGACCGGCCTCTCCGCTACTTGA
- a CDS encoding twin-arginine translocase TatA/TatE family subunit gives MILAWLGPTDMAAIFVVALLLFGPEQLPKVARQLGELMRQMQNTTQTFMLEMDRAAREAELRPTAEPEELADFGTTEASTSEDQPEPETPAELTYAEPPADEGEVK, from the coding sequence GTGATACTAGCGTGGCTTGGACCCACCGACATGGCAGCGATCTTCGTTGTCGCGCTGCTGCTATTCGGCCCGGAACAGTTGCCAAAGGTCGCGCGTCAATTGGGTGAGCTCATGCGTCAGATGCAAAACACCACGCAGACCTTTATGCTCGAGATGGACAGGGCCGCGCGCGAGGCGGAGTTGCGGCCGACAGCCGAGCCGGAAGAGCTTGCCGATTTCGGCACCACCGAGGCGTCTACGAGCGAGGATCAACCCGAGCCGGAGACACCTGCCGAACTCACATATGCCGAGCCGCCCGCCGACGAAGGCGAAGTCAAGTAG